Proteins found in one Triticum urartu cultivar G1812 chromosome 4, Tu2.1, whole genome shotgun sequence genomic segment:
- the LOC125552275 gene encoding V-type proton ATPase subunit a3-like: MARSGGGCCPSMDLMRSEAMQLLQVIIPTESAHLAVSHLGDLGLIQFKDLNADKSPFQRTYAAQIKRCAEMARKLRFFKEQMSKAGILVSPMQSTETPLDFDDMEVKLGELEAELTEVNANDEKLQRAHNELLEYSTVLQKAGEFFYSAQRSAAAQHRQMEANQSGETSLESPLLEQDMLTDASKQVKLGSLSGLVPKEKAMAFERILFRTTRGNILLRQESVDEPVTDPQSGEKVYKNTFVVFYSGERAKAKILKICDAFRANRYPFPEDLAKQTHTVQEVSGKISELKATIDMGLAHRDSILKTIASEFEHWNHLAKKEKSIYHTLNMLSVDVTKKCLVGEGWSPVFAANQIQDALQRATLESKSQVGSIFQVLNTKESPPTYFQTNKFTSAFQEIVDAYGVAKYQEANPGVYTIITFPFLFAVMFGDWGHGICILLATLYLIIREKKFASQKLGDIMEMMFGGRYIIMMMSIFSIYTGLIYNEFFSVPFELFAKSAYACRDSSCSDSTTEGLIKVRDTYPFGVDPVWHGSRSELPFLNSLKMKMSILLGVSQMNLGIFMSYFNAKFFRNRVNIWYQFVPQLIFLNSLFGYLSMLIIIKWCTGSKADLYHVMIYMFLSPTDDMGENQLFPGQKTLQQVLLLLALVSVPWMLIPKPFFLKWEHERRHQGHQYAMLEGADESVVAELGEHNEESNHHEEFEFSEIFVHQLIHTIEFVLGAVSNTASYLRLWALSLAHSELSTVFYDKVLLLTLGYNNIFILAIGVVVFICATVGVLLVMETLSAFLHALRLHWVEFQNKFYEGDGYKFAPFSFALISEDEE, encoded by the exons ATCAAAAGGTGTGCTGAAATGGCCCGCAAGCTGCGATTTTTTAAGGAACAAATGTCAAAAGCTGGAATACTAGTTTCTCCTATGCAATCAACCGAAACTCCTCTGGATTTTGATGACATGGAG GTAAAGCTTGGAGAACTGGAAGCTGAACTAACTGAAGTAAATGCAAACGATGAAAAATTACAACGGGCCCACAATGAGCTACTGGAGTACAGTACTGTTCTTCAAAAG GCTGGTGAGTTTTTCTATTCAGCTCAAAGAAGCGCTGCAGCACAACACAGGCAAATGGAAGCAAATCAATCTGGTGAGACTTCCCTGGAGAGTCCTCTGTTGGAGCAG GATATGTTAACAGACGCATCGAAACAAGTGAAACTTGGCTCTTTGAGTGGTCTTGTGCCAAAGGAAAAGGCCATGGCTTTTGAACGTATCTTATTCCGTACCACAAGGGGCAACATTTTGCTCAGACAAGAGTCTGTTGATGAACCTGTCACTGATCCGCAATCCGGAGAAAAG GTGTACAAAAATACATTTGTCGTATTCTACTCTGGGGAGAGGGCAAAGGCCAAAATTCTGAAGATATGTGATGCTTTTCGTGCAAACCGTTACCCTTTTCCTGAAGACCTTGCTAAACAAACACATACTGTTCAGGAG GTATCTGGAAAGATATCAGAGTTAAAGGCAACAATTGACATGGGATTAGCTCATCGTGACAGTATACTCAAAACTATTGCATCAGAGTTTGAGCATTGGAACCATCTG GCCAAAAAGGAAAAATCAATTTACCACACTCTAAACATGTTGAGCGTTGATGTGACGAAGAAATGCTTAGTTGGTGAGGGCTGGAGTCCAGTTTTCGCAGCTAATCAG ATTCAGGATGCACTTCAGCGTGCTACTCTCGAGAGCAAATCCCAAGTTGGCTCGATTTTTCAGGTCCTTAACACAAAAGAGTCTCCTCCAACATATTTCCAAACAAACAAATTTACCTCAGCCTTCCAGGAAATTGTTGACGCATATGG AGTAGCTAAGTATCAAGAAGCGAATCCTGGTGTATACACTATTATCACTTTTCCTTTCTTATTTGCTGTCATGTTTGGAGATTGGGGTCATGGAATTTGCATATTACTTGCGACACTCTATCTGATAATCCGAGAGAAGAAATTCGCTTCACAG AAACTTGGAGACATAATGGAGATGATGTTTGGAGGCCGCTACATAATTATGATGATGTCAATTTTCTCAATCTACACAGGATTAATATACAATGAGTTTTTCTCCGTTCCATTTGAACTTTTTGCTAAATCAGCCTATGCATGCCGTGATTCTTCTTGTAG TGATTCTACTACTGAAGGGTTAATCAAGGTAAGGGATACTTACCCGTTCGGCGTGGACCCTGTGTGGCATGGTAGTCGAAGTGAGCTGCCATTTCTCAACTCACTGAAGATGAAAATGTCAATTCTTCTTGGAGTGTCACAAATGAACCTTGGAATTTTTATGAGTTACTTTAATGCGAAATTCTTCAGGAACAGGGTTAATATCTG GTACCAGTTTGTTCCCCAGCTGATCTTCTTGAACAGCTTGTTTGGCTACCTATCCATGCTTATCATCATTAAGTGGTGCACAGGGTCAAAAGCAGATCTGTACCATGTTATGATATATATGTTCCTTAGCCCCACAGATGACATGGGAGAGAACCAGTTATTTCCTGGCCAGAAAACTTTACAG CAAGTTTTGCTTCTACTTGCTCTGGTATCTGTTCCCTGGATGCTGATTCCGAAGCCATTTTTCTTGAAATGGGAACATGAGCGA AGGCATCAAGGACATCAGTACGCCATGCTTGAGGGTGCAGATGAATCAGTTGTAGCAGAGTTAGGGGAGCATAATGAAGAATCGAACCACCATGAGGAGTTTGAGTTCAGTGAAATATTTGTTCACCAGCTGATCCATACAATTGAGTTTGTTCTTGGTGCAGTCTCAAATACTGCTTCATATCTTCGTCTCTGGGCTCTCAG TCTTGCACACTCGGAGTTGTCCACTGTGTTCTATGATAAAGTTCTCCTTCTGACGTTGGG GTACAACAATATTTTTATCCTTGCTATCGGTGTCGTTGTCTTCATCTGCGCCACTGTCGGTGTGTTGCTTGTTATGGAGACCCTAAGCGCGTTCCTTCACGCCTTGAGGCTCCATTGGGTGGAGTTCCAGAACAAGTTCTATGAGGGTGATGGTTACAAGTTCGCACCATTCTCGTTTGCTCTAATCAGTGAGGATGAAGAGTGA